Proteins from one Mycobacterium adipatum genomic window:
- the rplR gene encoding 50S ribosomal protein L18 produces the protein MASTKTDAAAGAKHKPVGQNISETRRVARIRRHARLRKKVSGTADAPRLMVNRSSRHIHVQLIDDLAGVTVAAASSIEPDVRAVDGDKKAQSVRVGQLIAERAKAAGVETVVFDRGGYTYGGRIAALADAAREGGLKF, from the coding sequence ATGGCTTCCACGAAAACTGATGCAGCCGCCGGCGCGAAGCACAAGCCGGTGGGGCAGAACATCTCCGAGACCCGTCGGGTCGCGCGGATCCGTCGGCACGCCCGGTTGCGCAAGAAGGTCTCCGGCACCGCCGACGCCCCGCGTCTGATGGTCAACCGGTCGTCCCGGCACATCCACGTCCAGCTCATCGACGATCTCGCCGGCGTCACCGTCGCCGCGGCCTCGTCCATCGAGCCCGATGTGCGTGCCGTCGACGGCGACAAGAAGGCACAGAGCGTGCGGGTCGGTCAGCTGATCGCCGAGCGCGCCAAGGCAGCCGGTGTCGAGACGGTCGTGTTCGACCGTGGCGGCTACACCTACGGCGGCCGGATCGCCGCGCTGGCCGATGCCGCGCGCGAGGGCGGGCTGAAATTCTGA
- the rplX gene encoding 50S ribosomal protein L24, whose amino-acid sequence MKVHKGDTVLVVSGKDKGAKGKVIEAYPSREKVLVEGVNRIKKHTAQSQNERGASSGGIVTQEAAIHVSNVMVIDSDGNPTRIGYRVDEESGKKVRVSKRNGKDI is encoded by the coding sequence ATGAAGGTGCACAAGGGTGACACCGTGCTCGTGGTCTCCGGTAAGGACAAGGGCGCCAAGGGCAAGGTCATCGAGGCGTACCCGTCCCGCGAGAAGGTCCTCGTCGAGGGCGTGAACCGGATCAAGAAGCACACCGCGCAGTCGCAGAACGAGCGCGGCGCCTCCTCCGGCGGCATCGTCACGCAGGAGGCGGCCATCCACGTCTCCAACGTGATGGTCATCGACTCCGACGGCAACCCCACCCGCATCGGCTACCGCGTCGACGAGGAGTCGGGCAAGAAGGTTCGGGTCTCCAAGCGCAATGGCAAGGACATCTGA
- a CDS encoding Rieske (2Fe-2S) protein, giving the protein MEFVRVARSGQVPEGIVRRFYSGDHEFAVARLNGKAYATSNYCTHLDCLLSSGKLRDDGIGCSCHGSAFDLETGEPISPPATEPIKTFPCQERDGEIFVGVEPGEAPAGPTRRARRGL; this is encoded by the coding sequence ATGGAATTCGTTCGGGTAGCGCGATCCGGGCAGGTGCCCGAGGGGATAGTCCGCCGGTTCTACTCCGGCGATCACGAGTTCGCCGTGGCACGGCTGAACGGCAAGGCCTACGCGACGTCGAACTACTGCACCCATCTGGACTGCCTGCTGTCCTCGGGCAAGCTGCGCGACGACGGGATCGGCTGCTCCTGTCATGGCAGTGCGTTCGACCTGGAGACCGGCGAACCGATCAGCCCGCCGGCCACCGAACCCATCAAGACCTTCCCGTGCCAGGAACGCGACGGCGAGATCTTCGTCGGTGTCGAGCCGGGGGAGGCGCCCGCGGGCCCGACCCGCCGGGCCCGCCGGGGGCTGTGA
- the rpmD gene encoding 50S ribosomal protein L30: MAELKITQVRGTIGARWKQRESLRTLGLRKIRQSVVREDNAQTRGLIKTVHHLITVEEV, from the coding sequence ATGGCAGAACTCAAGATCACCCAGGTGCGCGGGACCATCGGCGCACGCTGGAAGCAGCGCGAAAGCCTGCGCACGCTGGGGCTGCGGAAGATCCGCCAGTCCGTCGTCCGTGAGGACAACGCTCAGACCCGGGGTCTGATCAAGACCGTGCATCACCTCATCACGGTCGAGGAGGTCTAG
- a CDS encoding aldehyde dehydrogenase family protein, producing MITGLNLIGGAWVPARSGNTFTRTNPADPTDVIGNFPASGPEDVANAVDGLVKAAPGWAATAPERRAAILESAAAQLVQRAPELIAELVREEGKTVAEATMEVSRTPANLRYYAAEATRCAGVTLPAVGDTLLYTLREPVGVVGAITPWNFPLNIPSRKLGPALAVGNPVLFKPSEITPLMGQRLVEALLAGGLPPSVIALVQGDGAPGAAVAADERIAAVTFTGSTGVGRAIHAQVGPHRRVQLEMGGKNPVLVADDADLDRAAALIVKGAFGLSGQACTGTSRVIATDAVHDDLVERVIRRTDALVVGPGCDAGVDMGALASAQQLDKFAHYVATGVAEGARLRCGGTTVEVAGGPGGHFVRPAVFTDTDPTMRIVTEEVFGPLLAFQRAGSFEEAIELANATEFGLSAAIVTSDLATAQTFARRSRTGLVKINQPTTGMAMNAPFGGYKASSTATFKEQAGASMMEFYLAEKTVYLDA from the coding sequence GTGATCACCGGACTCAACCTGATCGGCGGCGCCTGGGTGCCCGCCCGCTCGGGAAACACCTTCACCCGGACCAATCCGGCCGACCCCACCGATGTGATCGGGAACTTCCCGGCGTCGGGCCCCGAGGACGTCGCCAACGCGGTGGACGGGCTGGTGAAGGCCGCACCCGGTTGGGCGGCGACCGCACCCGAGCGCCGCGCGGCGATCCTGGAATCGGCTGCGGCCCAGCTGGTGCAGCGCGCGCCCGAGCTGATCGCCGAGCTGGTGCGCGAGGAGGGCAAGACAGTCGCCGAGGCCACCATGGAGGTCAGTCGGACACCGGCCAACCTGCGGTACTACGCCGCCGAGGCGACCCGCTGCGCCGGGGTGACGCTGCCGGCGGTGGGGGACACCCTGCTGTACACGCTGCGCGAACCCGTCGGTGTGGTCGGGGCGATCACCCCGTGGAACTTCCCGCTCAACATCCCCTCGCGCAAGCTCGGCCCCGCTCTCGCGGTCGGAAACCCGGTGCTGTTCAAGCCGTCCGAGATCACCCCCCTGATGGGGCAACGTCTCGTCGAGGCGTTGCTGGCCGGCGGGTTGCCGCCGTCGGTGATCGCGCTCGTCCAGGGCGACGGGGCCCCAGGCGCCGCGGTGGCGGCCGACGAGCGGATCGCCGCGGTCACGTTCACCGGTTCCACCGGGGTCGGTCGGGCGATCCATGCCCAGGTCGGGCCGCACCGGCGGGTGCAGTTGGAGATGGGTGGCAAGAACCCGGTGCTCGTCGCCGATGACGCCGACCTCGACCGCGCGGCGGCCCTGATCGTCAAGGGCGCCTTCGGATTGTCCGGGCAGGCCTGCACCGGCACCAGCCGGGTGATCGCGACCGACGCGGTGCACGACGACCTGGTCGAGCGGGTCATCCGACGCACCGACGCATTGGTGGTCGGCCCCGGCTGCGACGCCGGTGTCGACATGGGGGCACTGGCCAGCGCACAGCAACTCGACAAGTTCGCGCACTACGTGGCCACCGGTGTCGCCGAAGGTGCGCGGCTGCGCTGCGGGGGCACCACCGTGGAGGTGGCCGGCGGCCCGGGCGGCCACTTCGTGCGACCCGCGGTGTTCACCGACACCGACCCCACGATGCGCATCGTGACCGAAGAAGTGTTCGGCCCGCTGCTGGCGTTCCAGCGTGCCGGCTCGTTCGAGGAGGCGATCGAGTTGGCCAACGCCACCGAGTTCGGGCTGTCCGCGGCCATCGTCACCTCGGACCTGGCCACCGCGCAGACGTTCGCCCGCCGGTCGCGCACTGGGTTGGTGAAGATCAATCAACCGACCACCGGGATGGCGATGAATGCGCCGTTCGGCGGGTACAAGGCATCATCGACGGCGACGTTCAAGGAACAGGCCGGTGCCTCGATGATGGAGTTCTACCTGGCCGAGAAGACCGTCTATCTCGACGCCTGA
- a CDS encoding type Z 30S ribosomal protein S14, with amino-acid sequence MAKKALVNKANKKPKFAVRGYTRCNRCGRPHAVFRKFGLCRICLREMAHAGELPGVQKSSW; translated from the coding sequence ATGGCAAAGAAGGCTCTGGTCAACAAGGCCAACAAGAAGCCGAAGTTCGCGGTGCGCGGATACACCCGGTGCAACCGGTGCGGTCGTCCGCACGCAGTGTTCCGCAAGTTCGGCCTGTGCCGGATCTGCCTGCGCGAAATGGCGCACGCGGGCGAACTGCCCGGTGTCCAGAAGTCCAGCTGGTAA
- the rplO gene encoding 50S ribosomal protein L15, whose protein sequence is MSVIKLHDLKPAPGSKTKKTRVGRGEGSKGKTAGRGTKGTKARKNVPATFEGGQMPIHMRLPKLKGFKNRFRVAYEVVNVGDIAKAFPQGGTVGVDELVGKGLVRKNTLVKVLGDGKLSVKVDVTANKFSGSAREAITAAGGSATEL, encoded by the coding sequence ATGAGTGTCATCAAGCTGCACGACCTGAAGCCGGCCCCCGGCTCGAAGACGAAGAAGACCCGCGTCGGCCGCGGTGAAGGCTCCAAGGGTAAGACCGCGGGTCGCGGCACCAAGGGCACCAAGGCCCGCAAGAACGTCCCCGCGACGTTCGAGGGTGGCCAGATGCCGATCCACATGCGGCTCCCGAAGCTCAAGGGCTTCAAGAACCGCTTCCGGGTGGCCTACGAGGTCGTCAACGTCGGCGATATCGCCAAGGCGTTCCCGCAGGGCGGCACCGTCGGTGTCGACGAACTGGTGGGCAAGGGTCTGGTTCGCAAGAACACCCTGGTGAAGGTCCTCGGCGACGGCAAGCTGTCCGTCAAGGTCGACGTCACGGCCAACAAGTTCAGCGGCTCCGCGCGCGAGGCCATCACGGCCGCCGGCGGTTCGGCCACCGAGCTGTAG
- the rplN gene encoding 50S ribosomal protein L14 — protein sequence MIQQESRLKVADNTGAKEILCIRVLGGSSRRYAGIGDIIVATVKEAIPGGNVKRGDVVKAVVVRTVKERRRADGSYIKFDENAAVIIKADNDPRGTRIFGPVGRELREKKFMKIVSLAPEVL from the coding sequence GTGATTCAGCAGGAATCGCGGCTGAAGGTCGCCGACAACACGGGTGCCAAGGAGATCTTGTGCATCCGCGTTCTCGGTGGCTCGTCGCGGCGCTATGCCGGCATCGGCGACATCATCGTGGCGACCGTCAAGGAAGCCATCCCGGGCGGCAACGTCAAGCGTGGCGATGTGGTCAAGGCCGTCGTGGTGCGCACCGTCAAGGAACGTCGCCGTGCCGATGGCAGCTACATCAAGTTCGACGAGAACGCCGCCGTCATCATCAAGGCGGACAACGATCCGCGCGGCACCCGCATCTTCGGCCCGGTGGGCCGCGAGCTGCGTGAGAAGAAGTTCATGAAGATCGTTTCGCTCGCCCCGGAGGTGCTGTAA
- the sppA gene encoding signal peptide peptidase SppA, with protein sequence MFGFLPSLPGPDDLKSLVRKVDTARHNGVPDGCVLELDLQSAPPESLGFDPLALISLGGKPLTLRQTVDALHRAAEDDRVAGLIARIQLSAAAPGPVQELRDAIALFGTAKPTLAWAETYPGTLSYYLASAFGEVWMQPSGTVGLIGFATSALFLRSALDKAGIEAQFVARGEYKSAANLFTQDSYTDAHREADTALIGSLHAQVLHAVAESRHLDTATVDALADQAPLLRDAAVSAKLVDRIGFRDEAYARIAELTGAPAQADGDDAPPRLFLSRYAKANSFKPAPPIPGRKTKPTVAVVTLDGPIVSGRGGPQMLPFGNSSAGGDTIAAALREAVADDDVSAIVLRVNSPGGSVTGSETIWREVVRATEAGKPVIASMGAVAASGGYYVSMAADEIVANAGTITGSIGVVTGKLVSRQLKDKLGVGSDSVRTNANADAWSSNERFTPQQQAHVEAEADLFYADFVQRVADGRGLAVAAVEEVARGRVWTGADARERGLVDELGGLRTAIDRAKVRAGLEPETDVRIVNYPGSSVRDMLRPKASSQPAAASVPHALGALLSSSVAGAFDQAERSIGGAHALWLGDLRF encoded by the coding sequence ATGTTCGGATTCCTCCCCAGCCTGCCCGGTCCCGACGACCTGAAGTCCTTGGTCCGCAAGGTCGACACCGCCCGTCACAACGGTGTGCCCGACGGCTGTGTGCTCGAGCTCGACCTGCAGTCCGCGCCGCCCGAGTCGCTCGGCTTCGATCCGCTGGCGCTGATATCTCTCGGCGGGAAGCCGTTGACGCTGCGGCAAACGGTCGACGCGCTGCACCGCGCCGCCGAGGACGACCGGGTCGCCGGGCTGATCGCGCGGATCCAGCTGTCCGCCGCGGCGCCGGGTCCGGTGCAGGAGTTGCGGGACGCCATCGCGCTGTTCGGCACGGCCAAGCCCACCCTGGCCTGGGCGGAGACCTACCCGGGAACGTTGTCCTACTACCTGGCTTCGGCCTTCGGTGAGGTATGGATGCAGCCCTCGGGCACGGTCGGCCTGATCGGATTCGCCACCAGCGCGCTGTTCCTGCGCAGCGCCCTGGACAAGGCGGGGATCGAGGCGCAGTTCGTGGCCCGCGGCGAATACAAGTCGGCGGCAAACCTTTTCACCCAGGACAGCTATACGGACGCGCACCGCGAAGCGGACACCGCGCTGATCGGCAGCCTGCACGCGCAGGTGCTGCACGCGGTCGCCGAGTCCCGTCATCTCGACACCGCCACCGTGGACGCGCTCGCCGACCAGGCGCCGCTGCTGCGGGACGCCGCGGTGTCGGCAAAGCTGGTCGACCGCATCGGATTCCGTGACGAGGCCTACGCGCGGATCGCCGAGCTCACCGGCGCCCCGGCGCAAGCCGATGGCGACGATGCGCCGCCACGGCTGTTCCTGTCCCGGTACGCCAAGGCGAACTCTTTCAAACCTGCTCCGCCGATCCCGGGCCGCAAGACCAAGCCGACGGTGGCCGTGGTGACCCTCGACGGTCCGATCGTCAGTGGCCGGGGCGGCCCGCAGATGCTGCCGTTCGGGAACTCCAGTGCCGGTGGTGACACCATCGCGGCGGCACTGCGCGAAGCCGTCGCCGACGACGACGTGTCGGCCATCGTGTTGCGGGTGAACAGTCCGGGCGGGTCGGTCACCGGCTCGGAAACCATTTGGCGGGAGGTGGTTCGGGCCACCGAAGCCGGCAAACCGGTGATCGCATCGATGGGCGCGGTGGCGGCGTCCGGCGGATACTACGTGTCGATGGCGGCCGACGAGATCGTCGCCAACGCCGGCACCATCACCGGCTCGATCGGCGTCGTGACCGGCAAACTGGTGTCCCGTCAGCTCAAGGACAAGTTGGGTGTCGGCTCGGATTCGGTGCGCACCAACGCGAATGCCGACGCGTGGTCGAGCAACGAGCGTTTCACCCCGCAGCAGCAGGCGCATGTGGAGGCCGAGGCGGACCTGTTCTACGCCGATTTCGTCCAACGGGTCGCCGACGGGCGTGGCCTCGCGGTGGCGGCGGTCGAGGAGGTGGCGCGGGGCCGGGTGTGGACCGGTGCGGACGCCCGAGAACGGGGACTGGTCGACGAACTCGGCGGGCTGCGTACGGCGATCGACCGGGCAAAGGTTCGCGCCGGCCTCGAGCCCGAAACCGACGTCCGGATCGTCAACTACCCGGGTTCGTCGGTGCGCGACATGCTGAGGCCCAAGGCGTCCTCCCAGCCGGCCGCGGCGTCGGTGCCCCATGCGCTCGGCGCGCTGCTGAGCAGTTCGGTGGCGGGCGCCTTCGACCAGGCGGAACGCTCCATCGGCGGGGCTCACGCACTATGGCTGGGCGACCTCAGGTTCTGA
- a CDS encoding gamma-glutamyltransferase family protein: MNAAPRPPALSAGGMVSSSHPAASLAGARVLADGGNAIDATLAMAGLTWLTLPGQCGIGGDAFAVVREPDGRVWTVNGSGFGPDGGTPDFYAGQGLTAIPLDGPLAVAVPGAPAALAALHDGGATRSLPELWEPAARIAEQGLPCSARTAGDVGEAARAVAADPGLAEIYAPHGVAAAVGRRLPQPALAATIRALAQHPVSFYTGEFAERAVAALQAGGAPFSGDEWAAGAQVTPERAVTGRYAGAVLHQTPLPTPGWMVLQQAALCDGVLAAADWLSAAGIDRLARAARLSFVDRFALCGSDNRRDGADYILTAERLDAQRRDLDARTEVRGPIAVAAGDTTSTVAVDADGRAVSFIHSLAFTFGAKFTVPGTGVVLNNRLGRGAYLLPGHPNEVKPRRKPLHTLNAWIVTDDAGALKHVGNTPGGDGQVQWNMQLISHLLDHGRDPAEAVAAPRFTVFPGSDADVVGAPDELRVEAALPAAVRDELAVLGHRLVVQPDHGAGGSAQLISVDERGVLSGAADPRQEGVALGVD; encoded by the coding sequence ATGAACGCGGCGCCTCGGCCGCCGGCGCTGTCGGCGGGCGGCATGGTCAGCAGCAGTCATCCGGCGGCCAGTTTGGCCGGTGCCCGGGTGCTGGCCGACGGGGGTAACGCCATCGACGCGACCCTGGCGATGGCCGGGCTGACCTGGCTGACGTTGCCCGGCCAGTGCGGTATCGGCGGCGACGCCTTCGCGGTGGTCCGCGAACCCGACGGGCGGGTGTGGACCGTCAACGGATCCGGTTTCGGTCCCGACGGGGGTACCCCGGATTTCTATGCCGGGCAAGGCCTTACCGCGATACCGCTGGATGGCCCGCTGGCCGTCGCGGTGCCCGGCGCTCCCGCCGCGCTGGCGGCACTGCATGACGGCGGGGCCACCCGGTCGCTGCCGGAGCTGTGGGAACCGGCCGCCCGTATCGCCGAGCAGGGGCTGCCCTGTTCGGCGCGCACCGCCGGTGATGTCGGTGAGGCGGCCCGCGCGGTCGCCGCCGATCCCGGACTTGCCGAGATCTATGCACCGCACGGTGTTGCCGCCGCGGTGGGGCGCAGGCTGCCGCAACCGGCGCTGGCGGCCACCATCCGTGCCTTGGCGCAGCACCCGGTGAGCTTCTACACCGGCGAGTTCGCCGAACGCGCCGTGGCGGCGTTGCAGGCCGGCGGCGCGCCGTTCAGCGGCGACGAATGGGCGGCGGGCGCGCAGGTGACCCCGGAGCGCGCCGTCACCGGGCGCTACGCCGGCGCGGTGCTGCACCAGACGCCGCTGCCGACGCCGGGCTGGATGGTGCTGCAGCAGGCGGCGCTGTGCGACGGCGTCCTCGCTGCGGCCGACTGGCTGTCGGCGGCCGGCATCGACCGGCTCGCCCGCGCCGCCCGACTGTCGTTTGTAGACCGATTTGCATTGTGCGGCAGCGATAATCGTCGCGACGGTGCCGACTACATCCTGACCGCCGAACGCCTGGACGCGCAACGCCGCGATCTCGACGCCCGCACCGAAGTCCGCGGCCCGATCGCGGTCGCGGCGGGTGACACCACCTCGACGGTGGCGGTGGATGCCGACGGCCGGGCGGTCAGCTTCATCCATTCGCTGGCGTTCACCTTCGGCGCGAAATTCACGGTGCCGGGCACCGGGGTGGTGCTCAACAACCGTCTCGGCCGAGGCGCCTACCTGTTACCCGGGCATCCCAACGAGGTGAAACCGCGCCGGAAACCGTTGCACACGCTCAACGCCTGGATCGTCACCGACGACGCGGGTGCGCTCAAGCACGTCGGCAACACCCCGGGCGGCGACGGGCAGGTGCAGTGGAACATGCAGCTGATCTCCCACCTCCTCGACCATGGCCGTGATCCCGCCGAAGCGGTGGCGGCACCCCGGTTCACCGTCTTCCCGGGTTCGGACGCCGACGTCGTCGGCGCCCCCGACGAACTGCGCGTCGAGGCCGCCCTGCCCGCTGCGGTGCGCGACGAACTGGCCGTTCTCGGGCACCGCCTCGTCGTGCAACCCGATCACGGTGCCGGCGGCAGCGCCCAGCTGATCTCCGTCGACGAGCGGGGTGTGCTCAGCGGTGCCGCCGACCCCCGCCAGGAGGGTGTGGCGCTCGGTGTCGACTGA
- the rplE gene encoding 50S ribosomal protein L5 has translation MTTVENAAKVQPRLKQRYREEIKDALNQEFNYANVMQIPGVVKVVVNMGVGDAARDAKLINGAVNDLALITGQKPEIRKARKSIAQFKLREGMPIGARVTLRGDRMWEFLDRLVSIALPRIRDFRGLSPKQFDGSGNYTFGLSEQSVFHEIDVDSIDRPRGMDITVVTTATNDDEGRVLLRALGFPFKEN, from the coding sequence ATGACCACAGTAGAAAACGCCGCCAAGGTGCAGCCGCGGCTCAAGCAGCGCTACCGCGAGGAAATCAAGGACGCGCTCAACCAAGAGTTCAACTACGCCAACGTGATGCAGATCCCCGGCGTGGTGAAGGTCGTCGTCAACATGGGTGTCGGTGACGCCGCCCGCGACGCGAAGCTGATCAACGGCGCGGTCAACGACCTGGCCCTGATCACCGGTCAGAAGCCCGAAATCCGCAAGGCACGTAAGTCCATCGCCCAGTTCAAGCTGCGCGAAGGCATGCCGATCGGCGCCCGGGTGACACTGCGCGGCGACCGCATGTGGGAGTTCCTGGACCGCCTGGTCTCCATCGCGCTTCCCCGTATCCGCGACTTCCGTGGCCTGAGCCCCAAGCAGTTCGACGGCAGCGGTAACTACACCTTCGGGCTCTCGGAGCAGTCGGTGTTCCACGAGATCGACGTGGATTCCATCGATCGCCCCCGCGGCATGGACATCACCGTCGTCACCACGGCGACCAACGACGACGAAGGACGAGTGCTGCTGCGGGCCCTCGGCTTTCCGTTCAAGGAGAACTGA
- the rpsE gene encoding 30S ribosomal protein S5, whose translation MADQAGAGSAQDNRGGRGDRGGRGRDDRGGRGRGDDRGEKSNYIERVVTINRVSKVVKGGRRFSFTALVIVGDGNGMVGVGYGKAKEVPAAIAKGVEEARKNFFRVPLIGSTIVHPVQGEAAAGVVMLRPASPGTGVIAGGACRAVLECAGVHDVLAKSLGSDNAINVVHATVAALKMIQRPEEVAARRGLSIEDVAPAGMLKARRESEALAASAAREGSA comes from the coding sequence ATGGCCGACCAGGCTGGCGCCGGTTCGGCGCAGGACAATCGCGGCGGCCGCGGAGATCGCGGCGGCCGAGGCCGTGACGATCGTGGCGGCCGTGGCCGCGGCGACGACCGCGGTGAGAAGAGCAACTACATCGAGCGCGTCGTCACCATCAACCGCGTCTCCAAGGTGGTCAAGGGTGGTCGGCGCTTCAGCTTCACCGCGCTGGTCATCGTCGGTGACGGCAACGGCATGGTCGGCGTCGGCTACGGCAAGGCCAAGGAAGTTCCGGCCGCCATCGCCAAGGGCGTCGAGGAAGCTCGCAAGAACTTCTTCCGCGTGCCGCTGATCGGCAGCACCATCGTGCACCCGGTCCAGGGTGAGGCCGCGGCCGGTGTCGTGATGCTGCGTCCGGCCAGCCCCGGTACCGGTGTCATCGCCGGCGGTGCTTGCCGCGCCGTGCTCGAATGCGCCGGGGTGCACGACGTCCTGGCCAAGTCGCTGGGTAGCGATAACGCGATCAACGTGGTGCACGCCACCGTCGCCGCACTCAAGATGATCCAGCGGCCCGAAGAGGTGGCGGCCCGTCGTGGCCTGTCCATCGAGGATGTGGCGCCGGCCGGCATGCTCAAGGCCCGGCGCGAAAGCGAGGCGCTGGCCGCCAGTGCCGCGCGTGAGGGGTCGGCATAG
- a CDS encoding RidA family protein: MSTDWAVPAPQGDYVPAVCHDGVIHTAGMTPRRAGVLVFTGVVGATLSAEEARAAAGLAARNALGAARAAMPGPGTLRCLRMTVFIACTPEFTALSAVADGASAVLAAELGVAALPARSAIGVCALPSGAPVEVELSAAVV; the protein is encoded by the coding sequence GTGTCGACTGACTGGGCGGTGCCCGCCCCGCAGGGCGACTATGTGCCCGCGGTGTGCCACGACGGCGTCATCCACACCGCGGGTATGACGCCCCGACGCGCCGGTGTGCTGGTCTTCACCGGTGTCGTCGGGGCCACCCTGAGTGCCGAGGAGGCGCGCGCGGCGGCCGGGCTCGCGGCGCGCAACGCGCTCGGCGCGGCCCGGGCGGCGATGCCGGGACCTGGGACGTTGCGCTGCCTGCGGATGACGGTGTTCATCGCCTGCACGCCCGAATTCACCGCGCTCAGTGCGGTCGCCGACGGCGCCTCCGCCGTGCTGGCGGCCGAACTCGGCGTCGCCGCGCTGCCCGCCCGCAGCGCGATCGGGGTCTGTGCCCTACCGTCCGGGGCGCCCGTCGAAGTGGAGCTCAGCGCCGCCGTCGTCTGA
- the rpsH gene encoding 30S ribosomal protein S8 — MTMTDPIADFLTRLRNANSAYHDEVTLPHSKIKANIAEILKKEGYISDYRTEDARVGKALVVQLKYGPSRERSIAGLRRVSKPGLRVYAKSTNLPRVLGGLGVAIISTSSGLLTDRQATRQGVGGEVLAYVW, encoded by the coding sequence ATGACGATGACCGATCCCATCGCAGACTTCTTGACGCGTCTGCGTAACGCCAACTCGGCGTACCACGATGAGGTGACTCTGCCCCACTCGAAGATCAAGGCGAACATCGCCGAGATCCTCAAGAAAGAGGGCTACATCTCCGATTACCGCACCGAGGATGCCCGCGTGGGCAAAGCCCTTGTGGTGCAGCTGAAGTACGGCCCCAGCCGGGAGCGCAGCATCGCGGGCCTGCGCCGGGTGAGCAAGCCCGGTCTGCGGGTCTACGCAAAGTCCACCAATCTGCCTCGGGTGCTCGGCGGCCTGGGCGTGGCGATCATCTCCACGTCCTCCGGTCTGCTCACCGATCGCCAGGCAACTCGACAAGGCGTGGGCGGCGAAGTCCTCGCTTACGTCTGGTAG
- the rplF gene encoding 50S ribosomal protein L6, giving the protein MSRIGKQPVLVPAGVDVAIDGQNVSVKGPKGTLTLDVAEPIVVSRNDDGAIVVTRPDDERRSRSLHGLSRTLVANLVTGVTEGYTRKMEIFGVGYRVALKGANLEFALGYSHPVLIEAPEGITFAVETPTKFSITGIDKQKVGQIAAVIRRLRRPDPYKGKGVRYEGEQIRRKVGKTGK; this is encoded by the coding sequence ATGTCGCGTATTGGAAAGCAGCCGGTCCTGGTTCCTGCCGGGGTCGATGTGGCCATTGATGGCCAGAACGTGTCGGTCAAGGGGCCCAAGGGCACCCTGACCCTGGATGTCGCCGAGCCGATCGTGGTCTCGCGCAACGACGATGGCGCCATCGTGGTGACCCGCCCCGACGACGAGCGGCGCAGCCGCTCGCTGCACGGGCTGTCCCGCACCCTGGTGGCCAACCTGGTCACCGGTGTCACCGAGGGCTACACCCGCAAGATGGAGATCTTCGGCGTCGGCTACCGCGTCGCGCTCAAGGGTGCCAACCTGGAGTTCGCGCTCGGCTACAGCCACCCGGTCCTCATCGAAGCGCCCGAGGGCATCACGTTCGCGGTCGAGACACCCACGAAGTTCTCGATCACGGGCATCGACAAGCAGAAGGTCGGCCAGATCGCCGCGGTCATCCGCCGCCTGCGCCGCCCCGACCCGTACAAGGGCAAGGGCGTGCGGTACGAGGGTGAGCAGATCCGCCGCAAGGTCGGAAAGACAGGTAAGTAA